The following proteins are co-located in the Melanotaenia boesemani isolate fMelBoe1 chromosome 5, fMelBoe1.pri, whole genome shotgun sequence genome:
- the LOC121640312 gene encoding uncharacterized protein LOC121640312 has protein sequence MAKVTKFCSLLHSTCRLKEAFEKVFGANRSVPSAVSTRWNTTLRLVESVTELDPQSLNTLLEAQGHKGLCLSARELSQLKELVDILAPFLQATDLTQGEKVVTLSAVLPCVLSLNSHLNSMLNATRHLSGFVKALQKSLQFRFQGIFANVKMADSAQPAGDLPYGDMVYMMSAVLDPSFCFFWLEQDVLGPDDVKREVKEMIIELVLAEARKVAILPESTSGEDDKNDDAPPAKTPRLFTGYRKKSNKKGDHVSSVRGELDRYIQVSSDEEEVDCLGFWKRHAKVFPRLFLVTVRVLAVPATSAPVERVFSHGGLIMRPHRARISARTLSTLIFLKCNHSVA, from the exons ATGGCAAAAGTTACAAAATTCTGCAGTCTGCTTCATTCCACATGCAGGCTGAAAGAAGCATTTGAGAAAGTGTTTGGAGCCAATCGCAGCGTCCCGTCTGCCGTGTCAACCCGATGGAATACGACTCTTCGCCTTGTGGAGTCAGTCACTGAGCTGGACCCTCAAAGTCTGAATACTCTTCTAGAAGCCCAAGGACATAAAGGCCTGTGCCTATCTGCAAGAGAATTGAGTCAGCTGAAAGAGCTTGTGGATATTTTGGCCCCATTTCTTCAAGCAACAGACCTCACACAAGGGGAGAAAGTTGTGACTTTAAGTGCAGTTCTGCCCTGTGTTCTCTCACTCAACAGCCACCTCAACAGTATGCTGAATGCAACTCGGCATCTGAGTGGTTTTGTGAAAGCTCTCCAGAAGTCACTACAATTCCGTTTCCAGGGGATCTTTGCAAATGTCAAAATGGCTGATTCAGCTCAACCTGCAGGAGATCTTCCATATGGAGATATGGTCTATATGATGTCAGCTGTACTTGATCcatcattttgctttttttggctCGAGCAAGATGTCCTTGGACCAGATGACGTCAAGAGGGAAGTGAAGGAGATGATAATAG AACTGGTCTTGGCTGAGGCTCGGAAAGTCGCCATACTTCCTGAGAGCACTAGTGGAGAGGATGATAAGAATGATGATGCACCACCTGCTAAAACACCACGCCTTTTCACTGGCTACAGGAAGAAAAGCAACAAGAAAGGTGACCATGTATCATCTGTCAGAGGTGAGCTTGATCGCTACATCCAGGTGTCCTCTGATGAAGAAGAAGTGGACTGCCTAGGTTTCTGGAAGAGGCATGCCAAAGTCTTCCCAAGGCTCTTTCTTGTGACTGTGAGAGTGCTTGCTGTCCCTGCCACCAGTGCACCAGTAGAGCGGGTATTTAGTCATGGAGGCCTAATAATGCGCCCTCACCGAGCCAGGATCAGTGCAAGGACATTGTCCACCTTGATCTTTTTGAAATGTAACCATTCTGTTGCCTAA